The DNA segment GGCGAGGAGAGCGAGGCCAGAGTAGAACAGTTGTCTCAACTGTTCCGTCAAGCAGCCCTCAAAGGCCAGGCCTCATCGCAACATAGCCCACTTCCAACCGTTCGCGTCATGTGACTCGACGACAGCAACGACGGCCCCATCCGGGGCGACCTTTTGTACTTGCGTCCAATGTCTCGGGGCTTCCGCCCCGAGCTAACCAAGTCGGCCCCGTCCGGGGCGAGGAGAGCGAAGCCGATGAATCTCGACCGCAACGCGGTGAGGGCGGATGCGCCGATTGCTTGAAACGACGATCGGGGCAGGGCAGGGCGGAGATTCACTCCGCCACTTCCCAACCTTCCTTGGTCAGAATCAGCTCCAGCGATTGATCCACTGTCTTCGCATCCAAGCCATCGATTCGGAACGTGGTTGGAAAGCAGCGTTTCATGCTCACGGTCGTCCGTGGCGGCATCTCGATTTCATCGACACTTTCATTGGTCTCGATCGACAGAGTCTGGGCTTTGCCCGATTGATTCAGCACCGAGATCTTGATCTGGGCTGACTTGGGCCGACCAAACAGGTGAACCGCGTAGTAAGTCGTTTGATCGGTGGTCGCAACGGCCACCCCCGTTTGCGTGACATGTTGCGCCACAATGTTCTCATGATGCGGCGGCGAACCGAGCCATCCCGGAACAAAGATGTCAACCAAACTCTCCGCGGTGACTTCCCCCGTGTTCGTGCGATAGGCAATGTTCTCTCTCACGACGCAGTACTGATATCCCGCCGCCTCGGCACGCTCGGCCGGGGTCTTGCCATCGGCCTGGTGACCGTACTTGCCCGATTCAGCCATGAACCCCGCAAACTTCTTCGCGGTTGCTTGCAGTTCCTCGTTCACTTCCAACCGCCCCAGCTTCTTTTTGTCACGGTAATCGTTGATTTGTTTGACGATCGCCTTTTCAACTTGAACGATCATCTGGCCGTCCTCTTCGGAATCAACAGCGACCGCCGTCGACGCCTCCTGAGCCATCAGCGGACTGACAAACAAACATCCCAGGATCAACCATCCACGCACAGCACCACTCCTCGTCGAGAAACCAAACCGCCCGACAAGCGACCTGCACCGGTTGGCCCACTCTCGCTCGTCGTCGAAAAAACCAATGCAATCGCCATGCCCATTCCAGAACGACGTCGCCTGAAACGTTCCACGATTCACCACCATCGTCGCCAAACTGGTAAAACGTCTCGCCATCCTGGTCACCGGCGCCCCTTCGGTTTGCCCTCCACTGATTTGACACGGCACGAACTCAACATGCGAATCCAAGCCCCCACCCACGTTGATCTCGACACGCCCACCGGTCCGATGCGGACCCATCTGTTTCGCCCAGACGGCCCCGGTCGTTATCCCGGTGTGATCCTCTACAGCGAGATCTACCAGATGACGGCGCCGATCGCTCGGACGGCCGCGGTGTTGGCGGGGCACGGCCTGCTGGTCGCCGTCCCCGATGTCTACCACGAGTACACCGAACTGGGCGAAGCGTTCGCGTATGACAAAGAGGGCACCGACCGAGGCAACCAACTGAAAGTTGAAAAAGCAATCGCGGCCTACGACGCGGATGCTCGATCGGTGATCGACTTCTTCGGCCAGGACGAAGGCTGCACCGGGCAAGTCGGCACGGTGGGCATTTGCCTGGGAGGCCACCTCGCCTTCCGAGCAGCAATGAACGAGGAGGTCAAAGCGGGCGTATGCTTTTACGCCACCGACATCCACAAACGCAGCCTTGGCAAAGGCATGCACGACGACAGCCTCGATCGCATCCCGGAAATCCAAGCCGAGATGATGATGATCTGGGGACGTCAGGACCCACACATCCCCGCCGAAGGCCGCCGGTTGATCTACGATGCGCTGACGGCCGCCGGAGTCAGTTTTTCCTGGCACGAAGTCAATGGCGAACACGCCTTCATGCGAGACGAAGGCCATCGCTACGATCCAGAACTTGCCTTGCTGCTGAACAGCATGGCTTGCCAGCACCTCAATCGCCACTTGCGATAGCGGCAAAAAAGCAATTCCCCGGGCGAATGTCGATCACGACTTCCCAAACCAGGGGCCAGCCAGAAAATTGTCCCACTTACGAATGGGCCACGATCGCGTATCCTTTGTGGTTCGTTTTCGCGAATTTTGGAACCGTCGCTCAGCAACTGATCAGCGGCTCCGTTGCATCCATCCCCTCGAACCCTTTGATTTCGACCCGTGTTACGAACTCACACCTGCGGCGCGCTTCGCAAATCTGACGTTGGCTCCCCCGTGACCCTGTGCGGATGGGTGGACAGTAAACGAGACCACGGCGGAGCGGTTTTCATTGACTTGCGGGATCGATATGGGCTGACCCAGGTCGTCATCGGACCACCCGAAGCGGGCGAATCGCTGATCAAACAGGCCGGCCATGTGCCCAACGAGAGTGTGGTTCTGATCCGCGGTGTCGTCGCCGATCGCCTGGAAGGCAAAACCAACGCGAAACTGGAGACCGGCGAAATCGAAGTTCGCAGTGAACACTTCGAAATCCTTTCGGCCTCGGAAACACCTCCCTTCACCCCCGGCCAGGCCGACTTGCCGGGCGAAGACTTGCGTCTGAAGTACCGCTTCCTGGACCTTCGTCGCAAAGAAATGCAGCAGGCGCTGATCCGTCGCAGCGAAATCATCAAGTGCATGCGAGACTACTTCGCCGAGCACGATTTCATCGACGTCGAAACACCGATCCTCGGCCGCAGCACGCCGGAGGGAGCTCGCGATTACCTGGTCCCCAGCCGCGTGCATCCGAGCAACTTCTACGCCTTGCCTCAATCGCCGCAGCTCTACAAACAAATCTTGATGGTCGCCGGTTTCGACCGCTACATCCAAGTCGCCAAGTGCTTCCGCGACGAAGACTTGCGAGCCGATCGCCAACCCGAGTTCACGCAACTCGACTTGGAAATGTCCTTCGTCGACTCGGAAGACATCATCGGCTTGATCGACGGCCTGGTCGCCAAAA comes from the Rhodopirellula islandica genome and includes:
- a CDS encoding CAP domain-containing protein translates to MRGWLILGCLFVSPLMAQEASTAVAVDSEEDGQMIVQVEKAIVKQINDYRDKKKLGRLEVNEELQATAKKFAGFMAESGKYGHQADGKTPAERAEAAGYQYCVVRENIAYRTNTGEVTAESLVDIFVPGWLGSPPHHENIVAQHVTQTGVAVATTDQTTYYAVHLFGRPKSAQIKISVLNQSGKAQTLSIETNESVDEIEMPPRTTVSMKRCFPTTFRIDGLDAKTVDQSLELILTKEGWEVAE
- a CDS encoding dienelactone hydrolase family protein, translating into MPIPERRRLKRSTIHHHRRQTGKTSRHPGHRRPFGLPSTDLTRHELNMRIQAPTHVDLDTPTGPMRTHLFRPDGPGRYPGVILYSEIYQMTAPIARTAAVLAGHGLLVAVPDVYHEYTELGEAFAYDKEGTDRGNQLKVEKAIAAYDADARSVIDFFGQDEGCTGQVGTVGICLGGHLAFRAAMNEEVKAGVCFYATDIHKRSLGKGMHDDSLDRIPEIQAEMMMIWGRQDPHIPAEGRRLIYDALTAAGVSFSWHEVNGEHAFMRDEGHRYDPELALLLNSMACQHLNRHLR